A section of the Candidatus Methylomirabilota bacterium genome encodes:
- a CDS encoding BBP7 family outer membrane beta-barrel protein yields the protein MTLGARLVILAGLVLAAAPGRAQAPVATESGRLSVSGEYLLWWTKDSPAPTPLVSTGPLGDPRSRVLLGGQDIDTGEHHGARVTIGYRLTDDRRWGIEGSHLFLPRTSTRRSVSAPGTVGSQELSIPFFDVTRPGESTTGLAVPGRFAGTATERLTSRLGGEEVNGILTLTATERWGLDLLAGVRHLGLSERYHFDTNTPGVPPQPVDVFETRDAFDADNRFYGGQVGLRGRYALGRWRVSGGAKVALGAMREKVEIDGVLVTNDFNGFGTPQAFPGGYFAQPTNMGTHRRDVFAVVPEATISVGYQVTSWALVFVGYTILYASDVVRPGDHVDRGINPSQSASFTGTQPSPLVGPARPAFRFSGSDFWAQGLSVGLAVRF from the coding sequence GTGACACTGGGTGCGCGGCTCGTGATCCTCGCGGGGCTCGTGCTGGCCGCCGCGCCGGGCCGCGCCCAGGCGCCCGTGGCGACCGAGAGCGGGCGCCTCTCCGTGAGCGGCGAGTACCTCCTGTGGTGGACGAAGGACAGTCCGGCTCCTACACCGCTCGTGAGCACGGGCCCCCTCGGCGATCCCCGGTCGCGCGTGCTGCTCGGGGGCCAGGACATCGACACCGGCGAGCACCACGGCGCCCGCGTGACCATCGGCTACCGGCTGACCGACGACCGCCGGTGGGGCATCGAGGGCAGTCATCTCTTCCTGCCGCGCACCTCCACGCGCCGGAGCGTGAGCGCGCCCGGCACGGTCGGCTCCCAGGAGCTCTCCATCCCCTTCTTCGACGTCACGCGTCCCGGCGAGAGCACGACCGGGCTGGCGGTGCCCGGGCGGTTCGCCGGGACCGCGACCGAGAGGCTGACGAGCCGGCTCGGCGGCGAGGAAGTGAACGGGATCCTGACCCTGACCGCGACCGAGCGGTGGGGACTCGACCTCCTGGCCGGCGTGCGCCACCTCGGCCTCAGCGAGAGATACCACTTCGACACCAACACGCCGGGGGTGCCGCCCCAACCCGTCGACGTCTTCGAGACCCGCGATGCGTTCGACGCCGACAACCGCTTCTACGGCGGGCAGGTCGGCCTGCGCGGGCGCTATGCCCTGGGACGCTGGCGGGTGAGTGGCGGCGCCAAGGTGGCTCTGGGGGCGATGCGCGAGAAGGTCGAGATCGACGGCGTCCTCGTCACCAACGACTTCAACGGATTCGGGACCCCCCAGGCCTTCCCCGGCGGCTACTTCGCCCAGCCGACCAACATGGGCACCCACCGGCGGGACGTCTTCGCCGTCGTGCCCGAGGCGACCATCAGCGTCGGCTACCAGGTGACGTCCTGGGCGCTGGTCTTCGTCGGCTACACCATCCTCTACGCGAGCGACGTGGTGCGGCCGGGCGACCACGTGGACCGGGGGATCAACCCGAGCCAGAGCGCGTCCTTCACCGGGACCCAGCCGAGTCCTCTGGTGGGGCCGGCTCGGCCGGCCTTCCGGTTCTCGGGCTCGGACTTCTGGGCCCAGGGTCTCAGCGTCGGCCTCGCCGTCCGCTTCTGA
- a CDS encoding LLM class flavin-dependent oxidoreductase — MAERLGLGVIPGVGWKAREIQAIAREAEEAGFDAIFAAEVNNDVLATAQLMGAATKRIQIGTWIANIYLRHSYVCAQGAALVADATGGRFILGLGVSHPPVNRALGIDMQDPPRALRSYVTAVRGWLKGEGPATHLPQRPAPQPVPLYVAAVTSKTVELASELADGIMPFLWSAARVTKSKAWTARGRARASGLGKLDVTLGLPTFIGDDLEALRDAARQNLALYTTFPFFQRLFRASGFAAEAAEMEQGGGGASLTDRLLDAVCLLGPLARCREQLAAFRAAGVDLPILVPPIGVDGARAVINAFKR, encoded by the coding sequence ATGGCTGAACGACTCGGGTTGGGCGTCATTCCGGGAGTGGGCTGGAAGGCCCGTGAGATTCAGGCGATCGCGCGCGAAGCGGAGGAGGCAGGCTTCGACGCGATCTTCGCCGCCGAGGTGAACAACGACGTCCTGGCCACGGCCCAGCTCATGGGCGCGGCCACCAAGCGAATCCAGATCGGCACGTGGATCGCCAACATCTACCTGCGACATTCCTACGTCTGTGCCCAGGGCGCGGCCCTCGTCGCCGATGCCACCGGCGGGCGCTTCATCCTCGGGCTCGGGGTCAGCCACCCGCCGGTGAACCGGGCGCTGGGGATCGACATGCAGGATCCGCCCCGGGCTCTCAGGTCTTACGTGACGGCGGTCCGCGGCTGGTTGAAGGGTGAGGGCCCGGCGACGCATCTGCCCCAGCGGCCGGCCCCGCAGCCGGTGCCGCTCTACGTGGCCGCGGTGACCTCCAAGACCGTCGAGCTCGCCAGCGAGCTCGCGGATGGGATCATGCCGTTTCTGTGGTCGGCGGCGCGCGTCACCAAGAGCAAGGCGTGGACCGCCCGCGGCCGGGCCAGGGCCTCGGGGCTCGGCAAGCTCGACGTCACCCTCGGGCTGCCGACCTTCATCGGCGACGACCTCGAGGCCTTGCGCGACGCAGCCCGCCAGAACCTCGCCCTCTATACCACCTTTCCCTTCTTCCAGCGACTGTTCAGGGCCAGCGGCTTCGCGGCCGAGGCGGCCGAGATGGAACAGGGGGGCGGGGGCGCCTCGCTGACCGACCGCCTCCTCGATGCGGTCTGTCTCCTCGGTCCCCTCGCCCGTTGCCGGGAGCAGCTCGCCGCGTTCCGCGCCGCCGGCGTCGATCTCCCCATCCTGGTTCCTCCCATCGGCGTCGACGGAGCCCGTGCGGTGATCAACGCCTTCAAGCGATAG
- a CDS encoding D-aminoacylase, producing the protein MLSLVLRGGRVVDGTGRPAYDADVGLAGDTIVAIGPGLPAASVEMDARGQVVAPGFVDIHTHSDYTLLLNRNAESAVRQGVTTELVGNCGMSCAPLADPVHLPLAIIDYLPGVDIGWRRFAEWLEALGRDGVSINVGGLVGHGALRLAAMGPEPRPATPAEVGRMVGLLEESLEAGAFGLSSGLEYPVGKTATSEELVALATAVGRRGGLYATHIRNRDYSYETAIDEALDTARAARVRLQISHVSPRWGVREGGAEAAMGAIRHARAAGLDVAFDNHPYLLGRGLVMAALPPWAFEGGVRRLRERLRDPRERARMRANENPQWKHVHQGRWDLLSVYDAPANRDLHGQTIQELAAARRCDPWDVVFDLLADEGDNPSSLFWSAPLHRQEDVDATFRDPDCVVISDGSTVAPYGPCRDVRHIYSYGWASHLLRRYVRERGVLTLEGAVHKLTEGPARRMGLTDRGTLGPGQKADLVVFDPATVVDRASFEHPIAFPAGIRYVFVNGVLTVRDGEHTSARAGRLLRRAG; encoded by the coding sequence GTGCTGAGTCTCGTCCTTCGCGGCGGCCGGGTGGTGGACGGCACCGGGCGCCCCGCCTACGACGCGGACGTCGGCCTGGCCGGCGACACGATCGTCGCGATCGGACCCGGTCTGCCGGCGGCCTCCGTGGAGATGGACGCGCGCGGGCAGGTGGTGGCGCCGGGGTTCGTCGACATCCACACCCACTCGGACTACACGCTGCTCCTCAACCGGAACGCCGAGAGCGCCGTCCGCCAGGGCGTCACCACCGAGCTGGTGGGGAACTGCGGCATGTCCTGCGCGCCGCTCGCCGATCCGGTTCACCTGCCGCTCGCGATCATCGACTACCTGCCCGGGGTCGACATCGGCTGGCGCCGGTTCGCCGAGTGGCTGGAGGCGCTCGGCCGGGACGGCGTGTCGATCAACGTGGGCGGGCTCGTCGGGCACGGAGCCCTGCGGCTGGCGGCCATGGGGCCCGAGCCCCGGCCGGCCACCCCGGCCGAAGTGGGCCGGATGGTCGGGCTCCTCGAGGAGTCGCTGGAGGCGGGGGCCTTCGGGCTGTCGTCGGGCCTCGAGTACCCGGTGGGAAAGACGGCCACCTCCGAGGAGCTGGTCGCCCTCGCGACCGCGGTGGGGCGGCGCGGGGGCCTCTACGCCACTCACATCCGCAACCGGGACTACTCCTACGAGACGGCGATCGACGAAGCACTCGACACGGCCCGCGCGGCCCGCGTGCGGCTTCAGATCTCCCACGTCTCCCCCCGGTGGGGCGTGCGGGAGGGCGGGGCCGAGGCGGCGATGGGGGCGATCCGCCACGCGCGGGCGGCCGGCCTCGACGTCGCCTTCGACAACCATCCCTACTTGCTGGGTCGGGGGCTCGTGATGGCGGCGCTCCCCCCGTGGGCCTTCGAGGGCGGCGTGCGGCGGCTCCGGGAGCGGCTGCGCGATCCGCGGGAGCGGGCCCGGATGCGCGCCAACGAGAACCCGCAGTGGAAGCACGTCCACCAGGGTCGCTGGGACCTGCTGTCGGTCTACGACGCGCCGGCCAACCGCGATCTCCACGGTCAGACGATCCAGGAGCTGGCGGCCGCCCGGCGATGCGACCCCTGGGACGTCGTCTTCGACCTGCTCGCCGACGAGGGGGACAACCCGAGCAGCCTCTTCTGGTCGGCTCCCCTCCATCGGCAGGAAGACGTGGACGCGACCTTTCGCGACCCGGACTGCGTCGTCATCTCCGACGGCTCGACGGTGGCGCCCTACGGCCCCTGCCGGGACGTGCGGCACATCTACTCCTACGGCTGGGCGAGCCATCTGCTGCGCCGCTACGTTCGCGAGCGCGGGGTGCTGACCCTGGAGGGCGCGGTCCACAAGCTGACCGAGGGCCCCGCTCGGCGGATGGGACTGACTGATCGCGGCACGCTGGGACCGGGCCAGAAAGCTGACCTGGTGGTCTTCGATCCGGCGACGGTCGTCGACCGCGCCAGCTTCGAGCACCCGATCGCCTTTCCGGCGGGCATCCGGTACGTCTTCGTCAACGGCGTGCTGACCGTGCGGGACGGAGAGCACACCAGCGCCCGGGCGGGCCGACTCCTCCGCCGGGCGGGCTGA
- a CDS encoding EamA family transporter → MNRTAFLFAVLMGASAATYTIGVKLASARINPALGAMIVTAGAFVVNLAVLLVMRARGAEVVVSGESVAWLLIAGLAAAGVDLFGLLAFSHGLEVTASFIVGGVHTSLILLVGFLVLREAFSWTKVLAVLLIAVGIVLLQRPSL, encoded by the coding sequence ATGAACCGGACGGCATTCCTCTTCGCGGTGCTCATGGGCGCCTCGGCCGCGACGTACACCATCGGCGTGAAGCTCGCCTCGGCGCGGATCAACCCCGCCCTGGGGGCGATGATCGTGACGGCGGGCGCCTTTGTCGTGAACCTGGCGGTGCTGCTCGTCATGCGGGCGCGCGGAGCCGAGGTCGTCGTGAGCGGCGAGAGCGTGGCCTGGCTCCTGATCGCCGGGCTGGCGGCGGCCGGCGTCGATCTCTTCGGCCTCCTCGCCTTCTCCCACGGCCTCGAGGTGACGGCGTCGTTCATCGTCGGGGGCGTGCACACCAGCCTCATCCTGCTGGTCGGCTTCCTGGTCCTCCGGGAGGCGTTCAGCTGGACGAAGGTGCTGGCCGTCCTGCTGATCGCGGTCGGGATCGTGCTCCTCCAGCGCCCGAGCCTCTGA
- a CDS encoding class II aldolase/adducin family protein — MVAMTGAEWETRVQLAACYRLLAKFRMTDLTSTHVSAVVPGTEGQFLLNPFGLLFEEVTASSLVKCDLDGKILDDTAYGLNPAGFAIHGAIHRARPDAFCIVHTHTRAGTTLGALEGELLPLNQINLIFYDRVAYTDYVYVEAIDECAQMVADLGDKCALVMRNHGLLTIGRAVSEAFVLMHYLERACEIQVQALATGRPIRLPPPDVCEDASRRYWTWYKGEPFGQLDWDALVRRLDAEDASYRL; from the coding sequence ATGGTGGCGATGACCGGGGCCGAATGGGAGACGCGCGTGCAGCTGGCCGCCTGTTACCGGCTGCTGGCCAAGTTCCGGATGACCGACCTCACCTCGACGCACGTGTCGGCGGTGGTCCCCGGCACCGAGGGCCAGTTCCTGCTGAACCCGTTCGGCCTCCTCTTCGAGGAGGTCACGGCCTCCAGCCTGGTCAAGTGTGACCTCGACGGCAAGATCCTCGACGACACGGCGTACGGGCTGAACCCCGCCGGCTTCGCGATCCACGGCGCGATCCACCGCGCCCGGCCGGACGCGTTCTGCATCGTCCACACCCACACCCGGGCCGGCACCACGCTAGGGGCCCTCGAGGGCGAGCTCTTGCCCCTGAACCAGATCAACCTGATCTTCTACGACCGGGTCGCCTACACGGACTACGTCTACGTCGAGGCGATCGACGAATGCGCGCAGATGGTCGCGGATCTCGGGGACAAGTGCGCGCTGGTCATGCGCAACCATGGCCTCCTCACCATCGGGCGGGCGGTCTCCGAGGCCTTCGTGCTCATGCACTATCTGGAGCGGGCGTGCGAGATCCAGGTTCAGGCGCTGGCCACCGGGCGTCCCATCCGGCTTCCACCCCCCGATGTGTGCGAGGACGCGTCCCGGCGCTACTGGACCTGGTACAAGGGCGAGCCCTTCGGGCAGCTCGACTGGGACGCGCTCGTCCGGCGCCTCGACGCCGAGGACGCCTCGTATCGGCTCTAG